In a single window of the Raphanus sativus cultivar WK10039 chromosome 9, ASM80110v3, whole genome shotgun sequence genome:
- the LOC108827280 gene encoding serine/threonine-protein kinase-like protein CCR4, giving the protein MAFNYYFLSLLLLLVSSSSSLLCFSLTTVSISHTSDQTLVCALTNTSHLHCTSLQINPIRFSLTGTLRNRRFSGVVSGNGFVCGLRSPLGSNTSTVICWRFSGNGANMSYKRIYKGPELKELEASTSRICGVEKVTSLTRCWQPVSPPPRSGNYDSIALGDDFLCGLSKPPGNIICEGNITNVPSEDSFIAIAAGSRRACAITADNDVKCWGERSTTTTSPPSEKFSALALGENRSCGVRSVNGTVTCWGSNNNNNGFSLPQRLENISFASIYAKGSIFCGVAKANYTLFCWGDDENVFAPFRDQPLLPGPCRKECPYGPLPGSVSLCGNELMVCDSMNIVLVPDTPRGQGQQQDSKDKTWSGKNIAFLVVGCVGTCSLLLVVGFLVYKSQCRCRVHDSGRLDDNRIIVDINEPKLEKRLSSLASLGNHGQLVEFSIEELAKATDGFSAQFQLGIGSFGIVYKAVLSDGRHVAIKRAELTNPASSGITRIRNRREDNDSAFVNELESMSRLNHKNLVRLLGFYDDAEERVLVYEYMANGSLADHLHNPRLEPLTWEKRLTIALDAARGIQYLHDFAVPPVIHRDIKSSNILLDATWTAKVSDFGLSQMGPTEEEDVSHLSLRAAGTLGYIDPEYYRLQQLTTKSDVYSFGVVLLELLSGHKAIHMNEEENPRNVVDFVVPYILQDEVHRALDRRIPPPTPYEIESVAHVGYLAVECLVPCGRERPSMAEVVSNLEKALAACLAAPETEPLSRSASN; this is encoded by the coding sequence ATGGCATTTAACTATTACTTTCTAtctctcctccttcttcttgtctcctcttcctcctccttacTCTGCTTCTCCTTGACCACTGTCTCCATCTCCCACACCTCTGATCAAACCCTCGTATGTGCTCTCACCAACACCTCTCATCTTCACTGCACCAGCCTCCAAATCAATCCTATTCGTTTCTCTTTAACCGGCACGCTCCGGAACCGTAGATTCTCCGGAGTTGTGTCCGGAAACGGGTTCGTCTGCGGTTTGAGATCCCCCTTAGGTTCCAACACTTCTACAGTCATTTGCTGGAGATTCTCAGGTAACGGAGCTAACATGTCGTACAAGAGAATCTACAAAGGTCCGGAGCTCAAGGAGTTAGAAGCTAGCACTTCTCGTATCTGCGGAGTTGAGAAAGTCACGAGCCTCACACGTTGCTGGCAACCTGTCTCTCCTCCTCCACGGTCGGGTAACTACGACTCCATCGCCCTCGGAGATGACTTTCTCTGTGGTTTATCCAAGCCACCTGGAAACATCATCTGTGAAGGTAACATAACCAACGTGCCTAGCGAGGACAGCTTCATAGCCATCGCGGCTGGCTCAAGACGAGCGTGTGCCATCACAGCAGACAACGATGTGAAGTGTTGGGGAGAGAGGTCTACTACTACTACCTCTCCGCCAAGTGAAAAATTCTCAGCACTTGCACTCGGGGAGAACCGTAGCTGCGGTGTTAGATCGGTTAACGGAACGGTGACGTGTTGGGGaagtaacaacaacaacaacggtTTCAGTTTACCTCAGAGACTCGAGAATATTAGTTTCGCATCTATTTACGCGAAAGGGTCAATCTTTTGCGGTGTGGCCAAAGCAAACTACACTCTGTTTTGCTGGGGAGATGATGAGAATGTTTTCGCTCCGTTCCGAGACCAACCTCTACTTCCAGGACCGTGTAGAAAAGAATGTCCTTACGGTCCGTTACCAGGATCAGTTTCGTTATGCGGTAATGAATTGATGGTTTGTGATTCTATGAACATAGTTCTCGTTCCGGATACGCCACGGGGGCAAGGGCAACAACAAGACTCTAAGGACAAGACTTGGAGTGGTAAAAACATCGCGTTTCTTGTCGTCGGATGCGTTGGGACGTGTTCTTTGCTCCTCGTTGTCGGATTCTTGGTCTATAAAAGCCAATGTCGATGCCGTGTTCATGACTCCGGACGTCTTGATGATAATAGGATTATTGTGGACATAAACGAACCTAAGCTCGAGAAGAGGCTGAGCAGTTTAGCTAGTTTAGGCAACCACGGCCAGCTCGTTGAGTTCTCTATCGAGGAGCTGGCTAAAGCCACGGACGGATTCTCCGCTCAGTTCCAGCTCGGGATAGGAAGTTTCGGGATCGTTTACAAAGCTGTTCTGTCTGATGGACGTCACGTCGCTATAAAACGAGCCGAACTAACTAACCCCGCCTCCTCCGGGATAACGAGGATCCGAAACCGACGAGAGGACAATGACTCCGCGTTCGTCAACGAGCTAGAGTCCATGTCGAGGCTTAACCACAAGAACCTCGTTAGACTTTTAGGTTTCTACGACGACGCGGAAGAGAGGGTGTTGGTTTACGAGTACATGGCCAACGGGTCTCTCGCGGACCACCTTCATAACCCTAGGCTCGAACCCCTGACGTGGGAGAAACGCTTGACGATAGCTCTCGACGCAGCGCGTGGGATACAGTACCTCCACGACTTCGCCGTGCCTCCTGTGATCCACCGCGACATAAAGTCTTCCAACATACTGCTCGACGCCACGTGGACGGCTAAGGTGTCGGACTTCGGTCTCTCTCAGATGGGTCCCACCGAGGAGGAAGACGTGTCGCATCTCTCGCTGCGAGCCGCTGGTACGCTCGGGTATATAGACCCGGAGTACTACAGGCTCCAGCAGCTCACGACCAAGAGCGATGTCTACAGCTTCGGCGTCGTGCTGCTTGAGTTGCTGTCGGGACACAAGGCGATACACATGAACGAGGAGGAGAACCCTAGGAACGTGGTGGATTTCGTGGTGCCTTATATTCTGCAGGACGAGGTTCATAGAGCACTTGACCGGAGGATACCGCCGCCCACACCGTACGAGATAGAGTCGGTGGCGCATGTCGGGTACTTGGCGGTGGAGTGCTTGGTGCCTTGTGGCCGGGAAAGACCGTCAATGGCGGAGGTAGTTAGTAACCTAGAGAAGGCTTTGGCTGCTTGTTTAGCAGCTCCAGAGACCGAACCTCTTTCACGTTCCGCTAGTAATTAG